CGGGCTCACCGCGCGGGCGCGGCCGGCCGTGCCGCACGACGTGATGCCGGGGGCTCCATTTAGGACGCTCTACGAACAGACGATGCGCCGGGTCGGCAGCGCCGCGGCCTACCTGTTCGACGACGACTACTACCAGGCGCTGGTGGCGGGTCTCGGCGCGGGGCTCGTGATCGTGGAGGTCGCCGACGCGGACGGGCGGATCGTGGCGGCCTCTCTGGTCTTCGCCCACCGCGACCGGGTCCACTACCACCTCGCCGGCTCGGACGGGACAAGCGCGGCGCTCGGCTGCAACAACCTGCTGCTGTGGACGATCCTGTCGTGGGCGGCCGAGAGCGATCGCGGCTGGGTCCACTTCGGAGGCGGGCTACGGCCGGACGACAGCCTGTTCCGGTTCAAGGAGACCTTCGGCGGCTGCCGCAAGCAGTTCTGGACGGGAGCGGCTGTCCTCGATCCGGTCGCCTACGACCGGCTCGTGCGTGAGCGGGCCGCGGCGGCCGGCAGCACCGCGACCCAGCTGAAAGACAGCGGCTACTTCCCGGCGTATCGGTTCGGCGTGGGCCTCGTCTGACTGGTACTACTAGGGGCGAAATGTCCAGATATCTAGGGAGACGCGGTTGATGGCCGAGCGGATACACCTGTCGCCGCCGGACGTGGGAGACCTCGAAGAGGCCCACGTCCTGGCGGCGATGAGGTCGGGTTGGGTCGCGCCGCTGGGTCCGGACGTCGAAGCCTTCGAGCGCGAGGTCGCGCGCCGGGTCGGCGTCGAGCACGCCGTGGCGGTCAACTCGGGCACCGCCGCCCTGCACCTCGCCCTCCTGGCGCTCGGCATCGGACCGCGCGACCGCGTCCTGGTACCGGCGCTGACGTTCGTCGCCACCGCGAACGCCGTGCGCTACGTCGGCGCCGAGCCCGTGTTCGTGGACTGCGACCCGCACACCGGCAACGTCGACCCGGAGCTTGTCGCCGAGGTCGTCGCCCAGCGCGCCGGCGAGGTGGCGGCGGTGCTCACCGTCGACCTGTACGGGGTGTGTGCCGAGTACCGCTCGCTGCTGCCCATCTGCGACGCCGCGGGGCTGCCGCTGGTCGCGGACGCCGCCGAGTCGCTCGGCTCCCGGCACGGCGACCGCGCCGCCGGCTCCTTCGGGCGGGCCGCGGCGCTCTCGTTCAACGGCAACAAGATCATTACCACGTCGGGGGGCGGCATGCTGCTCACCGACGACGTCGCCATCGCCAACCGGGCCCGCCACCTGTCCCGCCAGGCTCGCGTGCCCGGCCGCGAGTTCGACCACACCGACATCGGCTACCAGTACCAGTTGAGCAACCTGCTGGCGGCGGTGGGACGGGCCCAGCTGCGTCGGGTCGACGCCATGATGGAGCGGCGGCGCGAGCTGCGGGAGCGGTACGCGAAGCTGTTCGCGAGCGTGCCCGGCGTCCGCCTGCTCGGCGCCGACGACCGGCACAGCAACTGCTGGCTCACCGCGATAGTGGTCGACCCCGAACTGGCGGGCTGGAGCGCCGGCATGCTCGGGGCGCACCTGGAGAGCCACGACGTCGAGGCGCGTCCCCTCTTCAAGCCGCTGCACCTGCTCGCCCCGTACGCAGGCTGCGAGGCCCTGATCACCGGCGCGGCGGAGCGGCTCCACCGCACCGGCCTCGCGCTGCCCAGCGGCTCCGCCCTCACCGACGCGCAGGTCGAACGCGTACACGGGGCGATCTCGACGTTTCTCGAGGCGCGGGGATGAACAGCGCCCAGGCCCTCGCCGGCGAGCTGTGCCCCGACGTCTACTTCACCGAGGGGTACGGCAGGGCCGCGGCCATCCTCCGCGACGGGACGTGGGACTCGGTGCGCCTGGACGAGCGCGTCCTCGTGCCCTACGTCGTCAACCAGCTCGGCGACGGCCGCTGCGACGCGATCAGCCCGTTCGGGTTCTCCGGCATCTACGTCGCGCCGCGCACCACCGCCGGGGAGCTTGCCGCGTTCTGGGCGGACACCAAGCGGGGATGGCGCGCTCAGGGAATCGTCGCCATGTACTTCCGCTTCTCACCGCTGGACCCCTCGTCGCTGGAGGCGGTGCGCACCCTCGACGGGCTGTCCCTGGTGCAGCGCAACGAGACCGTCACCATCCACGTTGGCGACGGGCTGGCGGCGGTCTGGGACGGACTCAAGGCCTCCTGCCGCAGCCGCATCCGCAAGGCCGAGAAGGTCGGCCTCAGCTCCGGTCTGCGGGAGGCCACCACCGCGGACCTCGCGCCGGACAGTCCATTCCGGACGCTCTACGCGGAGACGATGCGCCGCGTGGGCGCGCCGGACTTCATCTTCGCGGACGCCTTCTACACCGCCCTGCTGGACGGCCTCGGACCCAACCTCCTGCTGGCGCAGGTGTGGACGCCGGACCGTGAGGTCGTCGCGGCGGCCCTCGTCCTCGCCCACCGCGAGCGCGTGCACTACCACCTCGCCGGCTCCAACCTGTCCGCCGGATCCGGCTGCGCCAACAACCTTCTCATCTGGGCGATCCTGCGCTGGGCGGCCGAGAGCGGGCGCTCCACCATGCACTTCGGCGGCGGGATACGGCCGGGTGACAGCCTCTTCCGGTTCAAGAGCACGTTCGGCGGGACGAAGACCCCGGTCTGGCACGGCAGCGCGATCGTCGACCAGCCCTCCTACGACGTACTCGTCGCCCAGCGCGCCGCCGCACTCGGAATGTCCACACAGGAACTGCGTGACCGCGGATACTTCCCGGCCTACCGGTACGGCGCGGCACTCATCTAGATCGGAGCCGAACACGTGTCAACGACCTTGGCGCAGGCCGTCGAGCAGAAGCTGCGCGCCGCGCGCCGGGCCCAGCGCCGCGCCGGCTTCGACGAGCGCCCGGCGGCGCGGCTCATGTGGCGGACCGTGCGGTGGTCGCTTTACGCGGTCGAGGCCCCGGCGTG
This genomic stretch from Phytohabitans houttuyneae harbors:
- a CDS encoding GNAT family N-acetyltransferase produces the protein MLSGELPDADCPDTYFTAGYGRASATARGGDWHCLRWRDELLLPYVVNAVHDGLYDAASPYGYSGIHVAPGRGGGDLARFWKQVKEEWRDRRIVAMFFRFSPLDLDSLHAVAALDDIVLTRRGDTIAVKVDEGLDALWDGLRSSCRRQVGKARRAGLTARARPAVPHDVMPGAPFRTLYEQTMRRVGSAAAYLFDDDYYQALVAGLGAGLVIVEVADADGRIVAASLVFAHRDRVHYHLAGSDGTSAALGCNNLLLWTILSWAAESDRGWVHFGGGLRPDDSLFRFKETFGGCRKQFWTGAAVLDPVAYDRLVRERAAAAGSTATQLKDSGYFPAYRFGVGLV
- a CDS encoding GNAT family N-acetyltransferase is translated as MNSAQALAGELCPDVYFTEGYGRAAAILRDGTWDSVRLDERVLVPYVVNQLGDGRCDAISPFGFSGIYVAPRTTAGELAAFWADTKRGWRAQGIVAMYFRFSPLDPSSLEAVRTLDGLSLVQRNETVTIHVGDGLAAVWDGLKASCRSRIRKAEKVGLSSGLREATTADLAPDSPFRTLYAETMRRVGAPDFIFADAFYTALLDGLGPNLLLAQVWTPDREVVAAALVLAHRERVHYHLAGSNLSAGSGCANNLLIWAILRWAAESGRSTMHFGGGIRPGDSLFRFKSTFGGTKTPVWHGSAIVDQPSYDVLVAQRAAALGMSTQELRDRGYFPAYRYGAALI
- a CDS encoding DegT/DnrJ/EryC1/StrS family aminotransferase; the protein is MAERIHLSPPDVGDLEEAHVLAAMRSGWVAPLGPDVEAFEREVARRVGVEHAVAVNSGTAALHLALLALGIGPRDRVLVPALTFVATANAVRYVGAEPVFVDCDPHTGNVDPELVAEVVAQRAGEVAAVLTVDLYGVCAEYRSLLPICDAAGLPLVADAAESLGSRHGDRAAGSFGRAAALSFNGNKIITTSGGGMLLTDDVAIANRARHLSRQARVPGREFDHTDIGYQYQLSNLLAAVGRAQLRRVDAMMERRRELRERYAKLFASVPGVRLLGADDRHSNCWLTAIVVDPELAGWSAGMLGAHLESHDVEARPLFKPLHLLAPYAGCEALITGAAERLHRTGLALPSGSALTDAQVERVHGAISTFLEARG